A stretch of DNA from Gimesia chilikensis:
ATCGAAGGAAGCGGAGCCCCCCTGCTTTCCTGCTCTCAGCACAGCAAAGCAGGCACGAACCCGATAACTGTTATAACCCAACCACCAGAATCTGGTCTTCTGAACAGATTGGGAAGTTGAGTCGGAGAACCGATTTGAAGCTTAAGCCTGCTCGAGCGCGATCAGCTCTTCGTAGGTTTCGCGGCGGCGAATGACCTGATAGTCGCTGCCATCCACCAGAATTTCTGCACTACGGGGGCGGGCGTTGTAGTTGCTGCTCATCACAGAACCATACGCACCCGCGCTGAACATGCAGAGATAGTCGCCCCGTTCCATGGGAGGCAGATAGCGGTCCTTGGCGAAATAATCGCAGGACTCGCAAACCGGACCCACGACGTCTGCAGGCTCGCAGCCTGCGATTTCTCCTTCACAGTCAAAGGGCATGGGGACCTTGGGTTTGACGGGCCAGACGCGATGATAGGAGTCATACATCGCGGGGCGGACGAGATCGGTCATGCCGCCATCCTGGATATAGAACAGCTTGCCCCCTTCCCGCTTGGTGAAGACGATCTGGCTGACCAGGATACCTGAGTTTCCGGCGATGAAACGTCCGGGTTCCAGAGCCAGACGACAGCCGATCTCCTTGATTGTGGGAACGATTACGTCGGCATAAGTCTGTGCGGAAGGGCCTTCATCCGTTTTGTAGCTGATCCCAAAACCACCACCCAGATTCATCCAGTTGGTGTTATGGCCTTTATCCCGCAACTGCTGAATGACTTCTGCTCCCTTTTTGACCGCTTTCGCATACGGATCGGTCGAAAGGATTGGCGAACCGAGGTGCATATGGATGCCGGTCAGTTCGAGACGATCATCTTTGAGAACCTTATCCGCCAGTTCGGTGGCCCGTTCGATGTCCATTCCGAACTTGTTGCCCTTTTTACCGGTCGTGGTTTTGTGGTGCGTTTTCGCATCGATATCCGGGTTGAGACGCAGTGCGACCCGACCGACGCAGCCCAGTTCTCCCGCGATGGCAGCGATCGCGTCCAGTTCGGCTTCACTTTCAACGTCGAACATCAGAATGTCGGCCTGGA
This window harbors:
- the lysA gene encoding diaminopimelate decarboxylase produces the protein MTAFHYQNDELFCENVPVAQLAEEFGTPLWIYSKSAFLGRLKEIQDAFAEVDPVICYSVKANGNLSILKTMNDAGSSFDVVSGGELFRVKQAGADTTRVVFAGVGKTDEEIRQALQADILMFDVESEAELDAIAAIAGELGCVGRVALRLNPDIDAKTHHKTTTGKKGNKFGMDIERATELADKVLKDDRLELTGIHMHLGSPILSTDPYAKAVKKGAEVIQQLRDKGHNTNWMNLGGGFGISYKTDEGPSAQTYADVIVPTIKEIGCRLALEPGRFIAGNSGILVSQIVFTKREGGKLFYIQDGGMTDLVRPAMYDSYHRVWPVKPKVPMPFDCEGEIAGCEPADVVGPVCESCDYFAKDRYLPPMERGDYLCMFSAGAYGSVMSSNYNARPRSAEILVDGSDYQVIRRRETYEELIALEQA